In Cupriavidus basilensis, the following proteins share a genomic window:
- a CDS encoding SDR family oxidoreductase encodes MSTNIASKVVVITGASSGLGEATARHLGAAGASLVLAARRGDRLATLAAEIRAKGGKVEVVVADVSRRADVEALVQKAVASFGRIDVMINNAGLMAIAPMSEAKVEEWERMIDINIKGVLYGIAAALPVFQKQGTGHFINIASVAGVKVFSPGGTVYSGTKFAVRAISEGLRHETGGAIRTTVISPGAVDSELKLGSSHAQSAKVVGEFYQQAIPADSVARAIAYAIEQPADVDINEIVLRPTVQEF; translated from the coding sequence ATGAGCACGAACATCGCAAGCAAGGTTGTAGTCATCACCGGCGCCAGCAGCGGGCTGGGTGAAGCCACCGCGCGTCACCTGGGCGCGGCGGGCGCCTCGCTGGTGCTGGCTGCGCGTCGCGGCGACCGCCTGGCAACGCTGGCGGCCGAGATTCGCGCCAAGGGCGGCAAGGTGGAAGTGGTGGTAGCCGACGTGAGCCGGCGTGCCGATGTCGAGGCCTTGGTGCAAAAGGCCGTGGCCAGCTTCGGCCGCATCGATGTCATGATCAACAACGCGGGCCTCATGGCCATTGCCCCCATGAGCGAGGCCAAGGTCGAGGAATGGGAGCGCATGATCGACATCAACATCAAGGGCGTACTGTATGGCATTGCCGCCGCGCTGCCAGTGTTCCAGAAGCAGGGCACGGGGCACTTCATCAATATTGCCTCGGTCGCGGGCGTCAAGGTGTTCAGCCCGGGCGGCACGGTGTACAGCGGCACCAAGTTCGCGGTGCGCGCCATTTCCGAAGGCCTGCGGCATGAAACCGGCGGCGCGATCCGCACCACGGTGATTTCGCCGGGCGCGGTCGACTCGGAACTCAAGCTGGGCAGCTCCCACGCGCAAAGCGCCAAGGTGGTGGGCGAGTTCTATCAGCAAGCCATCCCGGCCGATTCGGTGGCGCGCGCCATCGCCTACGCGATCGAGCAGCCGGCCGACGTGGATATCAACGAGATTGTGCTGCGCCCGACCGTGCAGGAATTCTGA